One Actinosynnema pretiosum DNA segment encodes these proteins:
- a CDS encoding MerR family transcriptional regulator: MVEEAPIRAGFGEQGELFPDSSLPDELVGYRGPAACQIAGITYRQLDYWARTGLVNPTIRSAHGSGSQRLYSFKDILVLKVVKRLLDTGVSLQNIRVAVDHLRERGVQDLARITLFSDGATVYECTSPEEVVDLLQGGQGVFGIAVSGAMREISGTIHEFPAERADGTEIVVVAEDELAKRRRTRATG, from the coding sequence GTGGTCGAGGAAGCGCCCATCCGGGCCGGATTCGGCGAACAGGGTGAGCTGTTCCCGGACTCCTCGCTGCCGGACGAGCTGGTCGGCTACCGGGGGCCCGCCGCGTGCCAGATCGCCGGGATCACCTACCGGCAGCTCGACTACTGGGCGAGGACGGGCCTGGTGAACCCGACCATAAGGAGCGCCCACGGCTCCGGGAGCCAGCGGCTCTACTCGTTCAAGGACATCCTGGTCCTCAAGGTGGTCAAGCGGCTGCTGGACACCGGAGTCTCGCTGCAGAACATCCGGGTCGCGGTGGACCACCTGCGCGAGCGCGGGGTGCAGGACCTCGCCCGGATAACGCTGTTCAGCGACGGCGCCACGGTCTACGAGTGCACCTCGCCCGAGGAGGTCGTCGACCTGCTGCAGGGCGGTCAGGGCGTGTTCGGGATCGCGGTCAGCGGGGCCATGCGGGAGATCAGCGGGACGATCCACGAGTTCCCGGCCGAGCGCGCGGACGGCACCGAGATCGTGGTGGTGGCTGAGGACGAGCTGGCCAAGCGCAGGCGCACGAGAGCCACGGGCTGA
- a CDS encoding bifunctional nuclease family protein, which translates to MSEMRVVGVRVELPANQPILLLRETEGERYLPIWIGSVEATAIALEQQGVRPARPLTHDLLKDVIGALGRQLEQVRIIDLQEGTYFAELVFDGDIRVSARPSDSVALALRVGVPIHADEAVLAEAGLIIPDEQEDEVEKFREFLDSVSPEDFRGADT; encoded by the coding sequence ATGAGCGAGATGCGCGTCGTCGGAGTGCGGGTGGAGCTGCCCGCGAACCAGCCGATCCTGCTGCTGCGCGAGACCGAGGGTGAGCGGTACCTGCCGATCTGGATCGGCTCGGTGGAGGCCACCGCCATCGCCCTTGAGCAGCAGGGTGTGCGACCCGCCCGGCCGCTGACCCACGACCTGCTCAAGGACGTGATCGGGGCGCTGGGGCGGCAGCTCGAACAGGTTCGCATCATCGATCTCCAGGAGGGCACCTACTTCGCCGAGCTCGTGTTCGACGGCGACATCAGGGTGTCCGCGCGGCCCAGCGACTCCGTGGCGCTGGCGCTGCGGGTCGGCGTCCCGATCCACGCGGACGAGGCCGTGCTCGCCGAGGCCGGGCTGATCATCCCGGACGAGCAGGAGGACGAGGTCGAGAAGTTCCGCGAGTTCCTCGACTCCGTCTCCCCGGAGGACTTCCGCGGCGCGGACACGTAG
- the ftsR gene encoding transcriptional regulator FtsR gives MTSAGRPQRGGMGIGAVLSQLRAEFPGVTISKIRFLEAEGLVRPARTASGYRRFSASDVERLRHVLTAQRDHYLPLKVIREQLDAADDGLSGPAPVGPVPLSAERDVDHGRGEQQPAGRPWSTTRRQGGEHGARSGDEVPAAREAEHPLPTGSAPERAAPARPAAPAPRSELPTAADLAPAPGDRLSREDLLAQSGLDRAALAELERSGLLAPGPGGLHDPDALAVARTVRALARHGVEPRDLRPARAAADRDLATVERVLAPLRPGRDPRTRARADEVGREVAALLVALHTLLVRSGVRELAGDRVSPR, from the coding sequence GTGACGTCGGCCGGGCGGCCCCAGCGCGGGGGGATGGGGATCGGGGCTGTGCTCTCGCAGCTCCGGGCCGAGTTCCCCGGCGTGACGATCTCCAAGATCCGCTTCCTGGAAGCGGAAGGGCTGGTCCGCCCGGCGCGCACCGCGTCGGGCTACCGCCGGTTCAGCGCTTCGGACGTCGAGCGGCTGAGGCACGTGCTCACCGCGCAGCGCGACCACTACCTGCCGCTCAAGGTCATCCGCGAGCAGCTGGACGCGGCCGACGACGGCCTCTCGGGTCCCGCTCCGGTGGGGCCCGTTCCGCTCTCGGCGGAACGCGACGTGGATCACGGCCGGGGCGAGCAGCAGCCCGCGGGCCGCCCGTGGTCCACGACGCGGCGCCAGGGCGGCGAGCACGGCGCGCGGTCCGGTGACGAGGTCCCGGCCGCCCGCGAGGCCGAGCACCCCCTGCCGACCGGTTCCGCGCCGGAGCGCGCCGCGCCCGCGCGTCCGGCGGCCCCCGCCCCCCGCTCCGAGCTCCCCACCGCGGCCGACCTGGCCCCCGCGCCCGGCGACCGCCTGTCCCGCGAGGACCTGCTGGCCCAGTCCGGGCTCGACCGGGCGGCCCTCGCCGAGCTGGAGCGGTCGGGCCTGCTCGCGCCCGGCCCCGGCGGCCTGCACGACCCCGACGCGCTGGCCGTGGCCAGGACCGTCCGGGCCCTCGCCCGCCACGGCGTCGAGCCGCGCGACCTGCGCCCCGCCCGCGCCGCCGCCGACCGCGACCTGGCCACCGTCGAGCGCGTCCTCGCCCCGCTGCGCCCCGGCCGCGACCCGAGGACCAGGGCGCGCGCCGACGAGGTGGGCCGCGAGGTGGCCGCGCTGCTCGTGGCGCTGCACACACTGCTGGTCCGCTCCGGCGTGCGCGAACTCGCCGGTGACCGCGTTTCGCCGAGGTGA
- the garA gene encoding glycogen accumulation regulator GarA — protein MSTNDGPGVPPEQSPERTSVFRADFLAEVEGAPASEPAVAGVDALPAGSALLVVKRGPNAGSRFLLDRDTTSAGRHPDSDIFLDDVTVSRRHAEFRREGGEFVVIDVGSLNGTYVNREPVDQAVLANGDEVQIGKFRLVFLTGPGAGGQG, from the coding sequence GTGAGCACGAACGACGGGCCAGGCGTTCCGCCCGAGCAGTCCCCGGAGCGGACCTCCGTTTTCCGGGCCGACTTCCTCGCCGAGGTCGAAGGCGCGCCCGCGAGCGAGCCCGCGGTGGCGGGCGTCGACGCCCTGCCGGCCGGGTCCGCCCTGCTGGTGGTCAAGCGGGGGCCCAACGCGGGCTCGCGCTTCCTGCTGGACCGGGACACGACCAGCGCAGGCCGCCACCCCGACAGCGACATCTTCCTCGACGACGTCACCGTGTCCCGCAGGCACGCGGAGTTCCGCCGCGAGGGCGGCGAGTTCGTGGTGATCGACGTGGGCAGCCTCAACGGCACCTACGTCAACCGCGAGCCCGTCGACCAGGCGGTCCTCGCGAACGGCGACGAGGTCCAGATCGGCAAGTTCCGCCTGGTCTTCCTGACCGGCCCCGGCGCGGGCGGCCAGGGGTAG
- the gcvH gene encoding glycine cleavage system protein GcvH, whose translation MIPEELKYTEEHEWVQRTGETTVRLGITDFAQAQLGDVVFVQLPELGEKVSAGQTLGEVESTKSVSDIYAPLAGEVTARNDSLDQQPDLINEDPYGEGWMVELRLDDTDAFEGLLDAAAYQELVQE comes from the coding sequence GTGATTCCCGAGGAGCTCAAGTACACCGAGGAACATGAGTGGGTGCAGCGCACAGGTGAGACCACCGTGCGCCTGGGCATCACCGACTTCGCCCAAGCCCAGCTCGGCGACGTCGTGTTCGTCCAGCTCCCGGAGCTCGGCGAGAAGGTCTCCGCAGGCCAGACGCTGGGCGAGGTGGAGTCGACCAAGAGCGTGTCGGACATCTACGCGCCGCTCGCGGGCGAGGTCACCGCGCGCAACGACTCACTGGACCAGCAGCCCGACCTCATCAACGAGGACCCCTACGGCGAGGGCTGGATGGTGGAGCTCCGCCTCGACGACACCGACGCGTTCGAGGGCCTCCTCGACGCCGCCGCATACCAGGAGCTGGTCCAGGAGTGA
- a CDS encoding CDP-alcohol phosphatidyltransferase family protein, with protein sequence MSTPPAAEPAPQDRYLTIPNALSVLRLLGVPVFLYLLLGPRADGWALALLIAAGVSDWLDGKIARWLDQTSKLGVLLDPAADRLYIVATMIAFVVRDILPLWVVLVLVGRELVVGACLPVLRRLGYRAAFTITYLGKAATFILLYAFPMLLVAQGGSTFAQVIRPFAYAMMIWGAVLYLWSGALYAYQLVLASRAQRPGVVSA encoded by the coding sequence GTGTCCACGCCGCCCGCAGCCGAACCGGCCCCCCAGGACCGGTACCTCACCATCCCCAACGCGCTCAGCGTCCTGCGGCTGCTCGGCGTGCCCGTGTTCCTCTACCTGCTGCTCGGCCCGCGCGCCGACGGCTGGGCGCTGGCGCTGCTGATCGCCGCGGGCGTCTCCGACTGGCTCGACGGCAAGATCGCGCGCTGGCTGGACCAGACCAGCAAGCTCGGCGTGCTGCTCGACCCGGCGGCCGACCGCCTCTACATCGTCGCCACGATGATCGCGTTCGTCGTGCGCGACATCCTGCCCCTGTGGGTGGTGCTGGTCCTGGTGGGCCGCGAGCTGGTGGTCGGCGCGTGCCTGCCGGTGCTGCGCCGCCTGGGCTACCGGGCCGCGTTCACGATCACCTACCTCGGCAAGGCCGCCACGTTCATCCTGCTCTACGCGTTCCCCATGCTCCTGGTCGCCCAGGGCGGCTCGACGTTCGCGCAGGTCATCAGGCCCTTCGCCTACGCCATGATGATCTGGGGAGCCGTCCTCTACCTGTGGTCCGGGGCCCTGTACGCGTACCAGCTCGTCCTCGCGTCCCGCGCGCAACGGCCGGGGGTCGTCTCAGCCTGA
- a CDS encoding STAS domain-containing protein, giving the protein MTTDGSGAGAVESGPAEHIDISAERVADGVTVVRVTGEVDMLTAPRLRSEVVERITTGGTLVLDLGGVGFLGSAGLAVLVEAAQRSTREQAAFRVVAVERAVLRPLAATGLGEVFSVHPSVAEALGGDRG; this is encoded by the coding sequence GTGACCACGGACGGAAGCGGGGCGGGCGCCGTCGAGTCGGGGCCCGCCGAGCACATCGACATCAGCGCGGAGCGGGTCGCCGACGGCGTCACCGTGGTCAGGGTCACCGGTGAGGTCGACATGCTGACCGCGCCCCGGCTGCGCTCGGAGGTGGTCGAGCGGATCACCACCGGCGGCACCCTCGTGCTCGACCTCGGCGGCGTCGGATTCCTCGGGTCGGCCGGTCTCGCGGTGCTCGTGGAGGCCGCTCAGCGCAGCACGCGCGAGCAGGCCGCGTTCCGGGTCGTCGCGGTGGAGCGCGCCGTGCTCCGCCCGCTGGCCGCGACCGGTCTGGGCGAGGTGTTCAGCGTTCACCCGTCGGTGGCCGAGGCGCTGGGCGGTGACCGGGGCTAG
- a CDS encoding ATP-binding protein, with translation MTDQLADRHWRAEFPAEPARLSALRQRVDRWLTGLGVEQDDRYDLLMAVNEAVSNSIEHAYPPGSPGSVRVEATAEPGGRVRVVVADDGRWRVPPPGLSSRGRGLLLMRESVDEVLLDRSPGGTTVVLVLSGRHAPGTTRLAVSAHQEVVVRERAGWVEVVVRGDVPVRAGPAVRRAILTAARGGAVPVVVDLRELGDRADGLVRSLRAVASAAADAGTRVVVRAPEGGPAHRALVASGVDQVVDLVEHASPGHRPAPRPPTGER, from the coding sequence GTGACCGACCAACTCGCCGACCGGCACTGGCGGGCGGAGTTCCCCGCCGAGCCAGCAAGGCTCTCGGCCCTTCGACAGCGCGTCGACCGGTGGCTCACCGGTCTCGGCGTCGAGCAGGACGACCGCTACGACCTGCTGATGGCCGTCAACGAGGCCGTCAGCAACTCCATCGAGCACGCCTACCCGCCGGGCTCGCCCGGCAGCGTGCGCGTCGAGGCGACCGCCGAGCCGGGCGGTCGCGTCAGGGTGGTCGTCGCCGACGACGGGCGCTGGCGCGTCCCGCCGCCGGGTCTGTCGTCCAGGGGGCGCGGCCTGCTGCTCATGCGCGAGAGCGTGGACGAGGTGCTGCTGGACCGGTCGCCCGGCGGCACCACCGTCGTCCTCGTGCTCTCCGGCAGGCACGCCCCCGGAACCACCCGCCTCGCGGTCAGCGCCCACCAGGAGGTGGTGGTGCGCGAGCGCGCGGGGTGGGTGGAGGTCGTGGTCAGGGGCGACGTGCCCGTCCGCGCAGGCCCCGCCGTGCGACGCGCGATCCTCACCGCGGCGCGCGGCGGCGCCGTTCCGGTGGTGGTGGACCTGCGCGAGCTGGGGGACCGGGCGGACGGGTTGGTGCGCAGCCTGCGCGCGGTCGCCTCGGCCGCGGCCGACGCGGGGACGCGCGTGGTGGTGCGGGCGCCCGAGGGCGGCCCCGCCCACCGGGCGCTCGTCGCCTCCGGGGTCGACCAGGTCGTGGACCTGGTCGAGCACGCTAGCCCCGGTCACCGCCCAGCGCCTCGGCCACCGACGGGTGAACGCTGA
- a CDS encoding ATP-binding protein, whose protein sequence is MSHTEPHSGELDNALSGVELRMAADPTQLSIVRAVAADIAMRQDFDLDSIEDLKLAVDEACSTLISLASKGAVLSARFVVADGDVQVSTQVVSERAAPPDRDSFGWRVLSALVDSVTTWVAPKSGEEAYEVHIDLVKRSLGTVDA, encoded by the coding sequence GTGTCGCACACGGAGCCGCACAGCGGTGAGCTTGACAACGCCCTGAGCGGGGTGGAGCTGCGGATGGCGGCGGACCCCACGCAACTGTCGATCGTCCGCGCGGTCGCGGCCGACATCGCCATGCGGCAGGACTTCGACCTGGACTCGATCGAGGACCTGAAGCTCGCGGTGGACGAGGCCTGCTCGACGCTGATCTCGCTGGCGTCGAAGGGCGCGGTGCTGAGCGCCCGCTTCGTGGTCGCGGACGGGGACGTGCAGGTGTCGACGCAGGTCGTCTCCGAGCGCGCCGCCCCGCCGGACCGCGACAGCTTCGGCTGGCGCGTGCTGAGCGCGCTGGTCGACTCGGTGACCACGTGGGTCGCGCCGAAGTCGGGCGAGGAGGCCTACGAGGTGCACATCGACCTGGTCAAGCGGTCACTGGGGACGGTGGATGCGTGA
- a CDS encoding SigB/SigF/SigG family RNA polymerase sigma factor: MTAAEGGATKAASGKSSGQGDYDHLAPLFTRLAQTPASDPARERLRDELVTEHLPVARHIARRFGHRGEPHDDLVQVATVGLINAVDRFDPERGSDFLSFAVPTIMGEVRKYFRDSSWSVRMPRRLKELHLAINAGSARLSQELGRAPTPSELAQHLGLSREEVHEGLAAGNAYHSASLDDLLVADDSSISLGSTLGEEDPELEAIEQRESLHPLLEKLPERERRIVVMRFFGNMTQTQIAQKVGISQMHVSRLLAKTLRQLRDGLEQ, translated from the coding sequence GTGACGGCGGCTGAAGGGGGCGCCACGAAGGCGGCGTCGGGCAAGTCGAGCGGTCAGGGCGACTACGACCACCTCGCCCCGCTGTTCACCCGGCTCGCCCAGACCCCGGCGAGCGACCCGGCGCGGGAGCGGCTGCGGGACGAGCTGGTCACCGAGCACCTGCCGGTGGCCAGGCACATCGCGCGCCGGTTCGGGCACCGGGGCGAGCCCCACGACGACCTGGTGCAGGTGGCCACCGTCGGGCTGATCAACGCGGTCGACCGGTTCGACCCGGAGCGCGGCAGCGACTTCCTGTCGTTCGCCGTGCCGACGATCATGGGCGAGGTGCGGAAGTACTTCCGCGACTCGTCCTGGTCGGTGCGGATGCCGCGCAGGCTCAAGGAGCTGCACCTGGCGATCAACGCCGGGTCGGCGCGGCTGTCGCAGGAGCTGGGCAGGGCGCCGACGCCCAGCGAGCTGGCGCAGCACCTCGGCCTGAGCCGCGAGGAGGTGCACGAGGGGCTGGCGGCGGGCAACGCCTACCACAGCGCCTCGCTGGACGACCTGCTCGTGGCCGACGACAGCTCCATCTCGCTGGGCAGCACGCTCGGCGAGGAGGACCCGGAGCTGGAGGCCATCGAGCAGCGCGAGTCGCTGCACCCGCTGCTGGAGAAGCTGCCGGAGCGGGAGCGGCGGATCGTGGTGATGCGGTTCTTCGGGAACATGACGCAGACCCAGATCGCGCAGAAGGTCGGCATCTCGCAGATGCACGTGTCGCGGCTGCTGGCCAAGACGCTGCGGCAGCTGCGGGACGGGTTGGAGCAGTAG
- a CDS encoding WhiB family transcriptional regulator, translated as MTSTARLPKPVTDVWDWQKDGLCRGRDSAVFFHPDNERGSARASRENRAKELCARCPVLAQCREHALAVQEPYGVWGGMGEDERRRIISATRRRVSAVA; from the coding sequence ATGACCAGCACCGCACGCCTGCCCAAGCCCGTCACCGACGTCTGGGACTGGCAGAAGGACGGGCTCTGCCGCGGGCGGGACAGCGCGGTGTTCTTCCACCCGGACAACGAGCGCGGCTCGGCGCGCGCCTCGCGCGAGAACCGGGCCAAGGAGCTGTGCGCGCGCTGCCCGGTGCTGGCCCAGTGCCGCGAGCACGCGCTGGCCGTGCAGGAGCCCTACGGCGTGTGGGGCGGCATGGGCGAGGACGAGCGCAGGCGGATCATCTCCGCCACCCGCCGACGGGTCAGCGCCGTCGCCTGA
- a CDS encoding M50 family metallopeptidase produces the protein MSTIAQWAPAVLALVLVASPGVWRYARHTITIAHEGGHALIALLTGRRLQGIKLNSDTSGVTVSRGRPSGPGVVAMYFAGYVTPPLLGLGAAWLVTEGHVRQLLWATVVLLAAMLIMIRNVFGVFSVILTGGVMFVVSFYGTDDLKAGFALFVAWFLLLGGVRPVGELQSRRMRGRAPQSDADQLARITRVPGLVWVLLFAAVAIGSLFYGGQLLFPEL, from the coding sequence ATGTCGACGATCGCGCAGTGGGCCCCCGCAGTGCTCGCCCTGGTCCTGGTGGCCAGTCCGGGCGTGTGGCGCTACGCCCGCCACACCATCACCATCGCCCACGAGGGCGGCCACGCGCTCATCGCGCTGCTCACCGGCCGCAGGCTCCAGGGCATCAAGCTCAACTCCGACACCTCCGGCGTCACCGTCTCGCGCGGCAGGCCGTCCGGACCGGGCGTGGTCGCGATGTACTTCGCGGGCTACGTCACCCCGCCGCTGCTCGGCCTTGGCGCCGCGTGGCTGGTCACCGAGGGGCACGTGCGCCAGCTGCTGTGGGCGACGGTCGTCCTGCTGGCCGCCATGCTGATCATGATCCGGAACGTCTTCGGCGTGTTCTCGGTGATCCTCACCGGGGGCGTGATGTTCGTCGTGTCCTTCTACGGGACCGACGACCTGAAGGCCGGGTTCGCGCTGTTCGTGGCCTGGTTCCTGCTGCTGGGCGGCGTGCGCCCGGTGGGGGAGCTGCAGAGCAGGCGGATGCGGGGCAGGGCGCCGCAGTCCGACGCCGACCAGCTCGCGCGCATCACCCGCGTGCCGGGGCTGGTGTGGGTGCTGCTGTTCGCCGCGGTGGCGATCGGGTCGCTCTTCTACGGCGGGCAGCTGCTCTTCCCCGAGCTCTGA
- a CDS encoding aldo/keto reductase — translation MRTARLGALEVSALCLGTLPFGSGVDEGTSFAILDRFAEAGGTFLDTANNYVSWTEAGTGDESEAVLGRWLAARGNRDSVVLGTKVGARPAASGPGQAGTGYEGLSAGVVEAGIEGSLRRLGTDRVDVYYSHVEDRSVDLAETLGAFAGLVARGSVREVACSNHATWRIERARAVSGANGWPKYAAAQLRFSYLRPRPGYRLPESGHVLMSGELLDFARSEGDFALVAYSALQFGQYAGRPLREENRHVGNERRLAVLGEVADELGLTRNQVVLGWVMAQGVVPVVGVSSVAQVDEALGAADLVLPEEVLARLDAAA, via the coding sequence ATGAGGACTGCGCGCCTGGGGGCGCTGGAGGTCAGTGCGCTGTGCCTGGGGACCCTGCCGTTCGGGTCCGGTGTGGACGAGGGGACCTCGTTCGCGATCCTGGACCGGTTCGCCGAGGCGGGCGGGACGTTCCTGGACACGGCGAACAACTACGTGTCGTGGACCGAGGCAGGCACGGGGGACGAGAGCGAGGCCGTGCTGGGGCGGTGGCTCGCGGCGCGGGGCAACCGGGACTCGGTGGTGCTGGGCACGAAGGTCGGGGCGCGGCCCGCGGCGTCGGGGCCGGGGCAGGCCGGGACGGGGTACGAGGGGCTGTCGGCCGGGGTGGTCGAGGCCGGGATCGAGGGGAGCCTGCGGCGGCTGGGCACGGACCGGGTCGACGTGTACTACAGCCACGTGGAGGACCGGTCCGTCGACCTGGCGGAGACGCTGGGGGCGTTCGCGGGGCTCGTGGCGCGCGGGTCGGTGCGGGAGGTCGCGTGCAGCAACCACGCGACGTGGCGGATCGAGCGGGCGCGGGCGGTGTCCGGGGCGAACGGGTGGCCGAAGTACGCGGCGGCCCAGCTGCGGTTCAGCTACCTGCGCCCCCGGCCGGGGTACCGACTGCCCGAGTCCGGCCACGTGCTGATGTCCGGGGAGCTGCTGGACTTCGCCCGGAGCGAGGGTGACTTCGCGCTGGTCGCGTACTCGGCGCTCCAGTTCGGGCAGTACGCGGGCAGGCCGCTGCGCGAGGAGAACCGGCACGTGGGCAACGAGCGGCGCCTGGCGGTGCTCGGGGAGGTCGCGGACGAGCTGGGGCTGACCCGGAACCAGGTGGTGCTGGGCTGGGTGATGGCGCAGGGCGTGGTGCCGGTGGTGGGGGTGTCGTCGGTCGCGCAGGTCGACGAGGCGCTCGGGGCCGCCGACCTGGTGCTGCCCGAGGAGGTCCTGGCGCGGTTGGACGCGGCTGCCTGA
- a CDS encoding DUF4383 domain-containing protein encodes MTHSTTTGTAPGRVKVAGLQPAQVLTALLAVLLLAAGVVGFVRTGFGDFAGEGHAEVFGFHVNPLHNTVHLATGVLGLLMASGSALSRLYGWIVLLAYGAVTAWGLMITGVLSVNPVAGLGNPLAINNADNGLHAGLAIAGLVIAILPARRKIVVDEPAHQPEIHDDTVRGNRFDQPTLHHPAPERDVPKPRVEAMDPTIDPGKVSAGKPDARSGDTRPVQTQGGDTRPTRTQPADVEAPGARRPVR; translated from the coding sequence ATGACCCACTCGACCACCACCGGAACCGCCCCCGGTCGCGTCAAGGTCGCAGGTCTGCAACCGGCCCAAGTCCTCACCGCCCTGCTGGCCGTCCTGCTCCTGGCCGCCGGCGTCGTGGGCTTCGTCCGCACCGGCTTCGGCGACTTCGCGGGTGAGGGGCACGCCGAGGTCTTCGGCTTCCACGTCAACCCGCTCCACAACACCGTCCACCTGGCGACCGGCGTCCTGGGCCTGCTCATGGCGAGCGGTTCCGCGCTGTCGCGCCTCTACGGCTGGATCGTCCTGCTGGCCTACGGCGCGGTCACCGCGTGGGGCCTGATGATCACCGGCGTGCTGTCGGTCAACCCGGTCGCCGGCCTCGGCAACCCGCTGGCGATCAACAACGCCGACAATGGCCTGCACGCGGGCCTGGCGATCGCCGGTCTGGTCATCGCGATCCTCCCGGCCCGCCGCAAGATCGTCGTGGACGAGCCCGCGCACCAGCCCGAGATCCACGACGACACCGTCCGGGGCAACCGCTTCGACCAGCCGACGCTGCACCACCCGGCCCCGGAGCGCGACGTGCCCAAGCCCAGGGTCGAGGCCATGGACCCGACGATCGATCCCGGCAAGGTCAGCGCGGGCAAGCCCGACGCCCGGTCCGGCGACACCCGCCCGGTGCAGACCCAGGGCGGCGACACCAGGCCCACCCGCACCCAGCCCGCGGACGTGGAGGCCCCCGGCGCGCGGCGCCCGGTGCGCTGA
- a CDS encoding zf-HC2 domain-containing protein, producing the protein MTGTHDSSRVPQLLGAHVLGVLEEAEVREVEAHLATCPTCRDEVNGLRAMEEALGEVPPEALLDGPPDGGDLLLRRALRQVGQERQVRASRRRVGAGVAAAAVVAVVLGGGFAVGRGTAPTDDAALSTPTPVPSAPPSGTRLGTGADQATGARMTVQVRPAAGWVRVNASVAGIPKGEQCRIVVVAKDGTTQDAGSWLVSEAGEKDGTTLDGSALIAPEDVAAVEVRDFDGRTFVSVPV; encoded by the coding sequence ATGACCGGGACTCACGACAGCAGCCGCGTCCCGCAACTGCTCGGCGCGCACGTGCTGGGAGTGCTGGAGGAGGCGGAGGTGCGCGAGGTGGAGGCCCACTTGGCGACCTGCCCGACCTGCCGCGACGAGGTGAACGGGCTGAGGGCGATGGAGGAGGCGCTGGGCGAGGTCCCGCCCGAGGCGCTGCTGGACGGACCACCGGACGGCGGCGACCTGCTGCTGCGGCGCGCGCTGCGGCAGGTCGGGCAGGAGCGCCAGGTCCGCGCGTCACGCAGGCGCGTCGGCGCGGGCGTGGCCGCCGCCGCGGTCGTCGCGGTCGTGCTCGGCGGCGGCTTCGCGGTCGGCCGGGGCACCGCCCCCACCGACGACGCCGCCCTCTCCACCCCCACGCCCGTCCCGTCCGCGCCACCCTCCGGCACCCGCCTCGGCACCGGGGCCGACCAGGCCACCGGAGCCCGGATGACCGTCCAGGTCAGGCCCGCCGCGGGCTGGGTCAGGGTCAACGCCTCGGTCGCGGGCATCCCGAAGGGCGAGCAGTGCCGCATCGTCGTCGTGGCCAAGGACGGCACGACGCAGGACGCGGGCAGCTGGCTCGTCTCCGAGGCGGGGGAGAAGGACGGCACCACCCTGGACGGCTCGGCCCTGATCGCCCCCGAGGACGTCGCCGCCGTCGAGGTGCGCGACTTCGACGGCAGGACGTTCGTGTCCGTCCCAGTGTGA
- a CDS encoding sigma-70 family RNA polymerase sigma factor — translation MAALWSRKRETAADEALIRTLYEEHGRALLAYATRLTGDRAAAEDVVQETLVRAWRHPEALVNGKGSVRGWLLTVARNIITDRVRARAARPQEVAESPGAAAVARDHAEAVVDSVVVLEALHQLSSDHRDVLLEIYFRGRSVTEAAEALGVPPGTVKSRSHYALRALRETFTGVSLKEVAG, via the coding sequence ATGGCGGCTCTGTGGTCCCGCAAACGGGAGACCGCGGCCGACGAGGCCCTGATCAGGACCCTCTACGAGGAGCACGGTCGGGCGTTGTTGGCGTACGCCACGCGGTTGACCGGTGACCGGGCGGCGGCTGAGGACGTCGTCCAGGAGACCCTCGTCAGGGCCTGGCGGCACCCCGAGGCGCTGGTCAACGGCAAGGGTTCGGTGCGCGGGTGGTTGTTGACGGTCGCGCGCAACATCATCACCGACCGGGTCCGCGCCCGCGCCGCGCGACCGCAGGAGGTCGCGGAGTCGCCCGGTGCCGCGGCGGTCGCCCGCGACCACGCGGAGGCCGTGGTCGACTCGGTCGTCGTCCTGGAGGCGCTGCACCAGCTCTCCTCGGACCACCGCGACGTCCTGCTGGAGATCTACTTCCGGGGGCGGAGCGTCACCGAGGCCGCCGAGGCGCTCGGGGTGCCGCCGGGAACGGTGAAGTCGAGATCGCACTACGCGCTCAGAGCACTGCGCGAGACCTTCACCGGGGTCTCGCTGAAGGAGGTGGCGGGATGA